The Humulus lupulus chromosome 3, drHumLupu1.1, whole genome shotgun sequence genome window below encodes:
- the LOC133824456 gene encoding heat stress transcription factor A-8, which produces MGKSSEIGDGGSGSAASIAPFLKKCYEMVNDESTDSIISWNDTNDSFVIWDMIQFSVGLLPKYFKHSNFSSFMRQLNIYGFRKIHPDRWMFANEGFIRDQKHLLKNICRRKHSHDPDQRKAHAHQQKEHHPEESDEKVKDVLWREVENLKIDKSALAQELVKLRQYQETADNKMLVLGDRLQGMEKNQQQMLSFLVMAVQSPGLFVQLLQPKENNWRMSEAGNMLEEVTEDDNPAASDGMIVRYLPSPNETLSPVFTSTSAAEKPSETSSYPDGTQDFFLNSDFMKILMDEKLSPLETHSQFILPELADDNSWEQLLLASPFRDNNKDPKDDEETNNTGMEDLTLSEIPPDDCRNFDYLEQMEPSHNFGMEPTVYEGQFELPHMESLETLNEQMGLLSSEPENNGAT; this is translated from the exons ATGGGTAAGTCTTCGGAGATTGGGGATGGTGGGTCTGGGTCGGCGGCTTCAATAGCTCCTTTTCTGAAGAAATGCTATGAGATGGTGAACGACGAGTCAACAGACTCCATAATCTCATGGAACGATACCAACGACAGCTTTGTCATTTGGGATATGATCCAATTCTCTGTGGGATTGCTCCCCAAATATTTCAAGCACAGCAACTTCTCTAGCTTCATGAGGCAACTTAATATCTAT GGATTTAGAAAAATTCATCCAGATCGCTGGATGTTTGCAAATGAAGGATTTATTCGAGACCAGAAGCATTTGTTGAAGAATATTTGTAGAAGAAAACATTCTCATGATCCAGACCAAAGAAAAGCACATGCACATCAACAGAAAGAGCACCACCCAGAAGAATCCGATGAGAAGGTGAAAGATGTTCTATGGAGAGAGGTAGAGAACCTAAAGATCGATAAAAGCGCACTTGCACAGGAATTGGTCAAACTTAGGCAGTACCAGGAAACTGCTGACAATAAGATGCTGGTCTTGGGAGATCGCCTCCAGGGAATGGAAAAGAATCAGCAGCAGATGTTGTCATTTCTAGTGATGGCCGTGCAAAGTCCCGGGTTGTTTGTTCAGCTGCTTCAACCGAAAGAAAACAATTGGCGCATGAGTGAAGCAGGAAATATGCTAGAGGAAGTTACAGAGGATGATAATCCTGCAGCCTCTGATGGTATGATAGTAAGATACTTACCATCTCCCAATGAAACTTTAAGCCCTGTGTTTACATCAACATCGGCAGCAGAGAAACCATCTGAAACCAGTTCATATCCAGATGGGACGCAGGACTTCTTCTTGAACTCTGATTTTATGAAAATTCTTATGGATGAGAAATTAAGTCCATTAGAAACTCATTCCCAGTTTATTCTACCTGAATTAGCTGATGACAATTCATGGGAGCAGCTTCTTTTGGCCAGTCCCTTCCGTGACAATAATAAAGATCCAAAAGATGACGAAGAGACCAATAACACTGGAATGGAGGACTTAACGCTGTCCGAAATCCCACCGGATGATTGTCGAAATTTTGATTATTTAGAACAAATGGAACCATCTCACAACTTTGGGATGGAACCAACAGTTTATGAAGGTCAGTTTGAATTGCCTCACATGGAAAGTTTGGAAACTTTAAATGAGCAAATGGGACTGTTGTCTTCTGAGCCAGAAAATAATGGTGCGACATGA
- the LOC133824455 gene encoding vacuolar iron transporter 1-like has product MANEEARTVDPEKQRLLISQHKEKHFTAGEIVRDIIIGVSDGLTVPFALAAGLSGANASSSIVLTAGIAEVAAGAISMGLGGYLAAKSEADHYLRELRREQEEIIAVPETEAAEVAEILAEYGIEPHEYNPVVNALRRKPQAWLDFMMKFELGLEKPDPKRAYQSAITIAVAYILGGMVPLIPYMFFEKATDAVVASVVVTLAALMIFGYAKGYFTGSRPLVSALQTALIGAIASAAAYGMAKAIQH; this is encoded by the exons ATGGCGAACGAAGAGGCGAGGACCGTGGACCCGGAGAAGCAGAGACTTCTCATCAGTCAACACAAGGAGAAACACTTCACCGCCGGCGAGATCGTTCGCGATATTATCATCGGCGTTTCCGACGGGCTCACTGTTCCCTTCGCCTTGGCTGCTGGTCTCTCCGGCGCCAATGCCAGCTCCTCCATCGTCCTCACCGCCGGCATCGCTGAGGTTGCCGCCGGCGCCATCTCCATGGGACTCGGCGG ATACCTTGCTGCAAAAAGTGAAGCTGATCACTATTTGAGAGAGTTACGAAGAGAACAGGAGGAAATTATAGCTGTTCCTGAAACAG AGGCGGCGGAGGTAGCTGAGATACTCGCAGAATATGGGATCGAGCCACATGAATATAATCCTGTTGTTAATGCTCTCAGGAGAAAGCCCCAAGCCTGGCTCGATTTTATGAtgaa GTTTGAACTGGGACTTGAGAAGCCAGATCCAAAGAGAGCATATCAGAGCGCAATCACAATAGCTGTTGCTTACATCTTGGGAGGGATGGTGCCACTCATTCCTTACATGTTTTTTGAGAAAGCTACGGATGCTGTTGTTGCCTCTGTTGTCGTAACCTTGGCGGCATTGATGATCTTCGGCTATGCCAAGGGTTACTTCACGGGTAGCAGACCCCTCGTAAGCGCTTTACAAACCGCTCTCATTGGTGCCATTGCTTCAGCAGCTGCTTATGGCATGGCAAAGGCTATCCAACACTGA